A DNA window from Hydra vulgaris chromosome 13, alternate assembly HydraT2T_AEP contains the following coding sequences:
- the LOC136090157 gene encoding uncharacterized protein LOC136090157: MVKQILAELDMQDNPSIGIEMDFAFLLLPFIIKVPSKSKSCASAAEVAEHFIQFYPVSTPMEVVIQSRTHKHPLVIALGTHCSVEQLFIVTECQAVPVNRCISYAVDILIKLYFLMNMEYAEQCSHILYFLQHTVLGYQDEMHLSRGASDLSLYLRQKLNQF, from the exons atggTGAAGCAGATTCTTGCTGAGCTTGATATGCAAGACAACCCTTCTATAG gaaTTGAAATGGATTTTGCATTCTTATTACTCCCCTTTATAATTAAAGTGCCATCAAAGAGTAAAAGTTGTGCATCAGCTGCTGAAGTTGCAGAACATTTCATTCAATTTTATCCG GTATCAACTCCGATGGAAGTTGTGATTCAAAGTCGTACTCACAAGCATCCTCTAGTCATAGCTTTGGGTACTCATTGCAGTGTCGAACAATTATTTATTGTCACGGAGTGTCAAGCTGTTCCTGTCAACAGATGTATATCTTATGCTGTGGAcatattaattaaactttattttttaatgaacatgGAGTATGCGGAACAATGTAGCCACATATTGTACTTTTTGCAACATACCGTGTTAGGTTACCAAGATGAAATGCATCTATCAAGAGGAGCCAGTGACTTGTCCCTTTACCTTAGACAAAaacttaatcaattttaa
- the LOC136090364 gene encoding uncharacterized protein LOC136090364, producing the protein MSIKKLSESQLAEYLLSKGISIAATEKLKSEEIDGLAFLELNALLLHAMGIKMGQAIKIQAIIEEKKKNDITSTSFSLSETLNSSLDESALSPTLSLTIQSSPDVLNESSKVKLKVSTIDVQVALRLDNIDFNIRSLLDEHQTGKLVLAEYDSTGALVKRRQDMIHIVVNSMVHRVGNMYPSTKTKSNLAKAIITAFLKLHSGGKLGYENYYSPYTEYAVGNKKRKVTPHGHIEERLKTMRKHVGVHVQARRKRVIVLAVEFHSSSILILSIFFINSFFV; encoded by the exons atgagcaTAAAAAAGTTGTCAGAGTCACAGTTGGcagaatatttattatcaaaaggAATATCTATAGCCGCTACAGAAAAGCTTAAAA gtGAAGAAATTGATGGGTTAGCTTTTTTGGAGTTAAACGCATTATTGCTGCATGCAATGGGCATCAAAATGGGCCAGGCCATTAAAATTCAAGCCATAATTGAGGAAAAAAAG aaaaatgaTATAACATCTACATCTTTCAGTTTAAGTGAAACTTTAAACAGCTCCCTTGATGAGTCGGCTTTGTCACCAACATTATCATTGACAATTCAATCTTCACCTGATGTTTTAAATGAGTCaagtaaagttaaattaaaggtTTCTACTATTGATGTACAGGTTGCTTTAAGATTGGATAACATTGACTTT aaCATACGTAGTTTGCTTGATGAACATCAAACAGGTAAGCTTGTTTTGGCAGAATATGATTCTACAGGTGCACTTGTTAAAAGGCGTCAAGATATGATCCACATTGTTGTTAACTCAATGGTCCATAGAGTTGGAAATAT gTATCCTTCCACAAAAACCAAATCTAATCTTGCAAAAGCTATTATCACTGCTTTTCTAAAGCTACATTCTGGTGGAAAACTTGGATAT gaAAACTATTATAGCCCATATACAGAGTATGCAGTGGGTAATAAGAAAAGGAAGGTCACTCCTCATGGCCACATAGAAGAGAGACTGAAAACTATGCGAAAACATGTTGGTGTTCATGTACAAGCTCGTCGAAAGAGAGTTATTGTTTTAGCGGTAGAGTTCCACTCGTctagtattttaatattaagtatatttttcataaactcTTTCTTCGTTTAA